A region from the Sphingomonas sp. S2-65 genome encodes:
- a CDS encoding ligase-associated DNA damage response exonuclease: protein MALGSWIEPHPSGIYIPVADAWIDPSQPVARALVTHGHADHARGGHGEVWATPGTLAIMDCRYGGQNGRPCDYGEVVRMGEVDISFVPAGHVLGSSQIVLEHAGERVVVSGDYKRREDPTCEPFQPVPCDIFITEATFGLPVFRHPETHDELDKLLTALRAEPTRCILVGAYALGKAQRVIRELRVMGFDDPIYIHGALQRLCDLYVEHGVDLGELRPATSATKAELQGRIILSPPGALNDRWSRRLPDPITAMASGWMRVRQRAVQRNIELPLILSDHADWDELTHTIQEIEPKEVWVTHGREDALVHWCRMRQIKARALDLVGFEDEDD from the coding sequence ATGGCATTGGGCAGCTGGATCGAACCGCATCCGAGCGGCATCTACATTCCCGTGGCGGATGCGTGGATCGACCCCTCGCAGCCGGTCGCGCGCGCGCTGGTGACGCATGGTCATGCGGATCACGCGCGCGGCGGACACGGCGAAGTCTGGGCGACGCCCGGCACGCTGGCGATCATGGACTGCCGCTATGGCGGGCAGAACGGCCGGCCCTGCGACTATGGCGAAGTGGTCCGGATGGGAGAAGTCGACATCAGCTTCGTGCCGGCGGGGCATGTGCTCGGCTCCTCGCAGATCGTGCTCGAACATGCCGGCGAACGCGTGGTGGTATCGGGCGACTACAAGCGCCGCGAGGATCCCACCTGCGAGCCGTTCCAGCCCGTGCCGTGCGACATCTTCATCACCGAGGCGACCTTCGGCCTGCCGGTGTTCCGCCACCCTGAGACGCATGACGAACTCGACAAGCTGCTGACGGCGCTACGGGCCGAGCCGACCCGCTGCATCCTGGTCGGCGCCTATGCGCTGGGCAAGGCGCAACGCGTGATCCGCGAGCTGCGGGTGATGGGGTTCGACGACCCGATCTACATCCACGGCGCGCTTCAGCGGCTGTGCGACCTGTATGTCGAACATGGCGTGGACCTGGGCGAGCTGCGCCCCGCGACCAGCGCGACCAAGGCCGAGCTTCAGGGCCGCATCATCCTGTCGCCCCCGGGCGCGCTCAACGATCGCTGGTCGCGTCGGCTGCCCGACCCGATCACGGCGATGGCATCGGGCTGGATGCGCGTCCGCCAGCGTGCGGTGCAGCGGAATATCGAACTGCCGCTGATCCTGTCCGATCACGCCGATTGGGACGAGCTGACCCACACCATCCAGGAAATCGAACCCAAGGAAGTCTGGGTCACCCATGGCCGCGAGGATGCGCTGGTCCATTGGTGCCGCATGCGTCAGATCAAGGCGCGCGCGCTGGATCTGGTCGGCTTCGAGGACGAGGACGACTGA